A region of the Planctomycetia bacterium genome:
GCACCGTCGATCCCGGCCACATCGTATGTCAACGGCGTTTGTCCCTCGCCTGTAGGCAAGGCTGAATTCTCGTCAGTCATGTCGTCTCCGTACGGTCGAATAACGCCGCTGCTCCGACCGAGGCTCGTCGTCGCCGTTTCATCTGGCTTCCCCGGCTCCTGTTACCGAAACCAAGTCGATCATCCTTTGAAGTCTGGTCGATATGTCACTGTGCCTAGCCAAGCGACACGGATTCTGAGTCGGTCCCCGAAGCGACCGCACGAGCACTGTGTTGTGGCGAACCGTCCTCCAGTTCTTTCCTGATGATGGAAATCTTCTCGGGGGCCGCGATCCCCAGTCGGACCCTCCGTCCATTGACCGCCAAAACCGTAAGCACAATGTCACACTGCGGCACACAGATCTGTTCGCCGACTTTGCGACTGACCACCAGCATAGCCATTCCTCCTTGTGAGAACCATTCAGACTGTCACTGCGTGTGCTTGGCAGTGGCTACAAATCGTGGTGTTGAGCGAGATGCTTTCGATACTTTGGTCGACCAGGAACTGCGCGAACTCGGGGTAAACGGC
Encoded here:
- a CDS encoding carbon storage regulator produces the protein MAMLVVSRKVGEQICVPQCDIVLTVLAVNGRRVRLGIAAPEKISIIRKELEDGSPQHSARAVASGTDSESVSLG